AGCGCGCCGCCGATCCAAGCCGGCGAGGAGATCATCGCCTGGTGGCAGAAGAAGGGCCGCAACCCCAAGGACAAGCTGCTCGTCTTTTCCGACGCGATGGACGTCGGCTCGATCGAGGAGACCTATCACCACTTCGCCGGCCGCGTGCGGCTCTCCTTCGGCTGGGGCACCAACCTCACCAACGATTTCGTCGGCTGCGCGCCGGACGGCTCGTTCAATCTCGATCCGATCTCGCTGGTCTGCAAGGTGTCCTCGGTCGACGGTCATCCCGCCGTCAAGCTCTCCGACAATCCGGAGAAGGCGACCGGCCGGCCCTCGGAGATCGAGCGTTACCTGCGCGTGTTCGGCGATGCCGGCCGCGTGCGTAAGCCGGTGCTGGTCTAGCAGCACCAGACCGACTCTCTCGACGACGGAGATCGTGTCACGCTCATCCGCCGTCATTGCGAGGAGCTCTTGCGACGAGGCAATCCACGGAAACAGTCTGGATTGCTTCGCTGCGCTCGCAAATCACAGAGCATTGGCTAACCGATATCGCGCTAACTCCGATTCCGCGGCATTTGAAACGATCTGCGCTCATCCACGTCACACTACCTTCACCGTCCGGCACGGTCCCCCGCGCTATTCAGGTCGAGTTAAGCAACCATCCGCTCTACTTCGCGTTGCAGGCGCAACGCTCCGTTGGGATCGTTGATCGATTTGGGGAACGCAGGGTGTTTCGCAGAACCGCGACGTCGACGAAGGGCGACAGCTTCCTTCACGTCATCAAGCTCGTCTCGCCTTTCGTGATGGTCGTCCTGCTCCAGGCGGCGATCGCGGGATTCAGCCTCGAGGTGATGTCGTCGGTCCGCGCCTATGTCGCGGGCGAGGCGCTGTGGTCGCGCTCGCAGAAGAACGCCGTCTATTTCCTCAATCGCTACCTGCATTCGGGCGAGGCAAGCCAGTTCGCGCAATACCAGACCTCGCTCGCCGTCCCCATCGGCGACGAGTTTGCACGCTGGCGCTCGAACGCGATCCGGTCGACGTCGAAGCCGCCCGCACCGGCTTCCTGCAAGGCGGCAACCATCCCGACGACGTGCCGGGACTGATCTGGCTGTTTCGCTACTTCAACCGCGTCAGCTTCCTTCAGGATGCGATCCGCGAGTGGGCTGCCACCGATCCCATGCTGCTGGAGCTGAGCGTGTTCGGCGAGGTCATCCGATCCGAGCTCCAGAACGGGCCCATTCAGGACGAGGAACGGCTGCAACTCGCGGCTCTCCGAGCTCAACGCCCAATTCACGGTGCATGCCAACAGATTCTCCACCGTCCTCGGCGAAGGCTCCCGCGCGATCAAAGTGACGCTGACCTGCCTCAATATCGCCACCGCCGCGACGCTGATCCTGCTCCTGATCTGGCACACGAGACGCCTGGTGCAGCAACGACAGGCCTTCGAGGACGCCCTGTACGCCGAGAAGGAGCGCCTGGCCTGGCAGGCCTCGCACGACTGGCTGACGGGCCTCGCCAATCGCCGCGCCTTCGAGGCGCGCCTGCAAAGCGAGTTGGACAACGTTGCGGCCGGTCCGCTCGGACTGATCCTGCTCGACCTCGACGAGTTCAAGAGCGTCAACGACGGCTGCGGCCATCTCGCCGGCGACCGCCTGCTCTGCCAGATCTCAACCCTGCTGCAACGGGACCGGCGGCCGCATGACATGGTCGCCCGGCTCGGCGGCGACGAATTCGGCTTGATCCTGCCGCAGTGCTCACCGTTCGATGCCATGGATCTCGCCGAACAGCTGCGCCGATCGCTCGAGCTGTTCAGTTTCGCCTGGGACGATCGTTGCTTCGCGGTGACCGCCAGCATCGGCGTCGCTTGCATCGCGGACCGCAACATCACGCTCGAGGACGCCATGCGGCGCGCCGACGCCGCCTGCTACCGCGCCAAGGAAAAGGGACGCAACCGCGTTCAGGTCGATCGCGGGCGACCGGACGTCGTCGTCGTGGCGCCACGCCCGCGCGAGGCCGTCGCGGCGCGAGGCTGAAGCCCGTATTCGCGCGCCGCGCCAAGCCGTACCCAACTGGCGCTTCGAGCAGCCTTCGCGCGAGGCGTGGAGCAGCGAAACGGTCCGGTTGTGATGCCCCGGCCACATTGTTTCGAAAAGATCGGGTCTTGCGCGTTTCGACACTTCGCGTTGCGCGATGGTCCAAGAAGGCCAGGGCCCCCGTCACTAAGCATGGCAACTGCCCAGCGTTGCGCGCCGGATTCGATCCGGACCGCACCGTCAAAGGAGTTTGCAGTTGCCTTGGAATGATTGGACGACCTCGCCGAATGCGCGTCGTGCAAAGACGCACCGGCGGCATGCGGTTCTCTTGAGCACCGCGCTCAACGCCGCGGCTGCGGGCACGACACTGCCGTGGTTCACCGCGCCCGCAGCGGCGGCCTGCGTGATCACCGGAAGCGGTTCGCAGACGGCGCTCCAATCAGGCGATTCGATCGCCTGCACCGGGGCCGGCAACACTCGAGTCAAGACGGCGCCCGTGGCGAGCGGCGTCACCGTCAACATCGGCGACGGCACCGCAACTTCCGTGAACGACCCCACCTTTGCGGGCGTCATGTTCGAAGCGGCATCGAATGGGGCAATCCGGGTTTTCGACAACGCGTCCATCACGTCCGCCAACAGCGACGGTATTGCCGTTGTCAGCGGCAGCAACAACAACACCATCGGTCGATGCGGGTGCCCTGGTGGAGTCGTCGGCTCTCGGCTCAGTGGGAATCGGCCTGGCCAATTCCAGCAACAACATCGTCGTCATCGGGGGTACGGTTGGAGGTGTCGTGCCCTTGACGAGCGGCATTGGCATCAGCGCCGGGGCGACGAACAACCAAGTGAACATCCTGTCGAGTGGCGTCGTCAAATCCAACAACGTCGGGGCCATCGATCTCAGCGGCGCCGGCAACGGCAACGTCATCAACAACGCCGGCACGATCTCGAGTGCGTCAGGCTCAGCAATTCTCGGCTCGGCCAATCAGGACACTGTTATCAATGCCGGTACGATCCAGACCAGCGCCAGCACGGCGATGGATCTCAAGGACGGCGACGACATTCTCGAGCTGCGCGCCGGATCGAACGTCATGGGATACGTGAAGGCAGGCACCGACAACGACACGCTGCGCTTCGGCGGAACGGCCAACAGCACGTTCGACCTCGCCACATTCGGGCTGTTCAGCCAGTTCCAGGAATTCGAGGTCATCGAAAAGACCGGCAGCTCCACCTGGACGCTGACGGGCGTCACGATGGAATTGACGACAACCATGAGCGTGCAGGCCGGCACCCTCATCGTCGACGGCATGATGCCCAATATCGCAACCACCGTCGGCAGCGGCACGCTGGGCGGCAGCGGCATGATCGGAAGCCTCAACGTCTTGCCGGGCGGCACGGTCGCACCCGGCAATCTCGGCCAACTCGTCGTCAACGGCACTGCGACATTCAACGCAGGCTCGACCTATGCGATCACAGTCAACGCGGCGGGCCAGTCAGACAAGATTGCGGCGGTGACGGCGACACTGAATGGTGGCACCATCGCGGTCACCACGCTTGCAGGCGCCTACAATCCTTCGACGCAATATACCATTCTCAGCACGCTGAACGGCCTCACCGGCGCCTTTTCCGCCGTAACGCTCAGCGGATACAATCCGCAGTTCTTCACCTCCGCCCTCAGCTCTGACGGCTTCTCCGTCTTCCTGACGCTCAACTACAACAACAGCGCGTTTCCAGCCGTCGCCCAGACGCAGAACCAGAAGGAAGTGGCCGGCGCGCTGAGCGCGTTCGGTCCCAACCTGCCCTTCCTCGCGTCGTTTGCAGGCCAGAGCGATGCGCAGCTGCGCTACAGCCTGGATCAGCTTTCAGGAGAAGCGGCGACCGGGAGCCAGCAGGGCGCCTTCCAGTTCACGGGCCAGTTCCTCGGCCTTATGCTCGATCCATTCGTCAGCGGACGCGGGGGCATGAACGTCGGCACCGGCGACGCCGTACTCGGCTTCAGTCCCGATCGCGCCGCGCTGCCGGACGATGTCGTCCTCGCCTACAACAGGATATTGGGCGCGCCGGCGGCAAAGGCACCGACCTTTGCCGAGCGCTGGACCGCCTGGGGCGCGGCGTTCGGCGGCACCAACCGCACCAGCGGCGACCCGGCCGTGATCGGCAGCCACGACCTCGGCGCGCGCGCAGGCGGCGTCGCGGCCGGTGCTGACTATCATGTCAGCCGCGACGCGATCGTCGGATTCGCGCTCTCCGGCGGCGGCACCAGATGGGATCTCGCGCAGGCGCTCGGCGGCGGCAGGAGCGAGGCGGTGCAGGCCGGCGTCTACGCCGCGGTCCGCAAGGGGCCTGCCTATTTCGCCGCCTCGCTCGCGGTGGCCAATCATTGGATGTCGACGGATCGCCTGGCGCCCTTCGCCAACCAGCTCACCGCGAAGTTCGATGCGCAAACCGTCGGTGGCCGCATCGAGGGTGGCTATCGCTTCGCCACGCCGATCGGCGGCTTCACGCCATATGCGGCAGCGCAGTTGCAGGCGTTCCGCACGCCGACTTACACCGAGACCGATCCGGCCGGCAGCGGCTTCGGCCTGACCTATCGGAGACGCACGGCCTCCGACACGCGCAGCGAACTCGGCGCGCGCTTCGATCGCGCTACGCTGGTGTCGCCGAATGCAGTCCTGACGTTGCGCGGTCGCGCCGCCTGGGCCCATGATTGGGTGAGCGATCCCTCGCTCGATGCCGCATTCCAGGCGCTGCCCGGTGCGAGCTTCATGGTCCAGGGCGCGACGCCGGCGAAAGACGCAGCGCTCGCATCGGCCGGGGCCGAGCTGAAATTCTCGAACGGTGTTGCGTTGTCGGCCAAGTTCGACGGCGAGTTCGCGGCCCGCAGCACCACCTATTCTGGCATCGCGAGCCTGCGATATGCCTGGTAGCGGCGGGGCCTCATCTAGATGGATGTGCGCCCACCGGCAAAATGCCGAGGCCGGCGAGATGGGCGTCGACGAACTGCTCGATCTGCTGGTGCAGCATCTGCGGCGGCACCGCCACCATGCGTTCCTCGAGGCCGAGCGAGATGATGCCATGCACCGCGGAAAACAGCGTGCGCGACAGCAGCGCGATCTTCACGTCATCCGCATCCGGCAATAGCCGCACCAGGGGTGGATGCATCAGCGCGAAGGCATCCATGACCATCTGGAGGATGTCGTCCGGATACGGACGATCGTCCTCCATCCGGTGCTCGAACAGCGAGCGCAGCAGATTGGCGTGCCCCGCAAAGAAGTCGAGATAGGTCGCGGCAAGCCCATAGAGCTGGCGTACCGGATCCTCGGCAGGAACGGCGCGAAGCTGAGCCGTGAGGGCCTGAACCGTCTCCCGGTTGACGGTCAGGATGACCCCGTCGAAGTCGCCGAACTCGTTATAGACGCTGCCGACCGAACATCCGGCGGCCTCCGCGACGTCACGAACCTTCAATGATCTCAGGCCCTTAGACGAGATAATGCCGCGGGCGATCTCGACGATCTGGAGCCGCCGCCGATTTTTTTTCTGCTCCCGCAGCGAATCTTCTTGAACATTGTTCATTTTCAAGCTACTCATGTGAACATTGTTCAATTTAACCTGGAGACCTGCAAAATGCAAACCCTTGCTGTTGATATCGCCTTCACCTTCGTCGATGACGCCACCGCTCTCGTGACCGGCCTCGGCCGGGCCCTGCTGCGGTTCGCCATGACCCCGATCGATCGGATCGCCAATGCCTGCGACATCGCCGGCGTGCTCGCCGAGCGGCGCGCGACCTTCCGGATGTGGCGGGCGAGCCGCGCCCGTGCGCGTCACGACGGCCGCCGCTTCAGCCTGCTCGGCCGCTTCTCGCCCTTTCGCCACCTCGCCCATCTCACCTGAGGCGCACAGCCGGCACTTTCCGATCGGCTCGAATGCAAGATCCGGTTGCAAGGAAGGAATTACCATCTCCGGAGGTTCGCGGCCGATCTCATGAGTCTTGGCGATGCGGTTTAGCTTTTCCTCATCGCCCCACGCGATACCCCGCCGAGCGCAGCCCTTCAGCCCGGACGGCGGCCACGACCAGATATTTGCGAACCTAAGGAGACCGGATGGAGACCAACAGGATCGGAGGGATCGAGGGGACCAAACAAGGCCGGCGTCAGTCGCCACCTGGCAATCGCTTTCCCGCATACCAATCCGGTCGTGACGCTCCACAGACAACGTAACGAACCTCAGCCTGCCTTTCAAAACAGGACTAGTCATGATCAGGGAATTGATGTCGTCACGCCGTTTCGCGCCACTGTTCTGGGCGCAATTCTTCTCGGCGCTCAATGACAACGTACTCAAGAACGCGCTTGTCATCATCCTGCTGTACAGTGCCGCGACCGGCCACGGCGATGCCCTGGTGACGGTGGCGGGCGCCGTCTTCATCTTCCCCTATTTCATCCTGTCCGGGCTCGGCGGCCAGCTCGCCGACAAATACGTCAAATCCGTCGTCGCAAGGCGGCTCAAATTCGTCGAGATCTTCGCCGCCTGCTTTGCCGCGGCCGGCTTCTTCCTTCATTCGGTGCCGCTGCTGTTCGTAGCCCTCGCATTGTTCGGCACCATCGCCGCCCTGTTCGGCCCGGTGAAATACGCCATGCTGCCGGACCAGCTCGAGCTCGGCGAGCTCGCGACCGGTAACGCGCTGGTCGAAGGCGCAACCTTCATGGCCATCCTGCTCGGCACCGTCGCCGGCGGCCAGTTCGTGGCCGGCTCCGCGCATATGGGCTGGGTCGCATCGGCCGTGGTTGCGCTGGCGCTGTTGTCGTGGGCGTTCGCCGCCCGCATTTCGCAGACGACGCCCTCCGCACCCGACCTGCGCGTCGATGCCAATCCCTGGACCTCGACGCTCAGCCTGCTCAGGACATTGCATGCCGATCACCGGCTGTGGGACGGCACCGTGATCGTCTCCTGGTTCTGGCTGGTCGGGGCGATCGTGCTGTCGCTGCTGCCGGCGCTGGTCAAGGACGTCGTCGGTGGCACCGAGGGCGTGGTGACGCTGTGTCTTGCGATCTTCGCGATCGGCATCGCCATCGGCTCGCTGTTCGCCGCCAGCCTGAGCCATGTTCGCCCGAACCTCGCGCTGGTGCCGATCGGCGCCATCATCATGGGCTGCGCCGGCCTCGATCTCGCCTGGGCCATCGGCGTGACCGCCAAGGGCCAGGACATCACCGCAGGCAGTTTCGCAACCTCCTTCGCCGGCCTGCGCATGCTGGCCGACTTCGTCGCCTTTGCCTTCGGCGGCGGCTTGTTCGTCGTGCCCTCCTTTGCCGCCGTCCAGGCCTGGTCGGTGCCGTCCGAACGCGCCCGCATCATAGCCGCCGGCAACGTGCTGCAGGCCGCTTTCATGGTGACCGGCTCGCTGTTCGTCGCGCTGCTGCAGGCGGCCGGTCTCCATATCGGCTGGATCTTCTTCGGCCTCGGCGTCGCCAGCTTCGGCGCAGTGTGGTTCGTGTTGACCAAGTGGGGCAAGGAAGGCGTGCGCGATGCCGGCGGATTGCTATTCCGCGCGCTGTTCCGCACCGAGGTTCGTGGGCTCGAGAACCTGCCCCCTCCGGG
This genomic stretch from Bradyrhizobium daqingense harbors:
- a CDS encoding TetR/AcrR family transcriptional regulator, producing MNNVQEDSLREQKKNRRRLQIVEIARGIISSKGLRSLKVRDVAEAAGCSVGSVYNEFGDFDGVILTVNRETVQALTAQLRAVPAEDPVRQLYGLAATYLDFFAGHANLLRSLFEHRMEDDRPYPDDILQMVMDAFALMHPPLVRLLPDADDVKIALLSRTLFSAVHGIISLGLEERMVAVPPQMLHQQIEQFVDAHLAGLGILPVGAHPSR
- a CDS encoding autotransporter outer membrane beta-barrel domain-containing protein; this translates as MPLTSGIGISAGATNNQVNILSSGVVKSNNVGAIDLSGAGNGNVINNAGTISSASGSAILGSANQDTVINAGTIQTSASTAMDLKDGDDILELRAGSNVMGYVKAGTDNDTLRFGGTANSTFDLATFGLFSQFQEFEVIEKTGSSTWTLTGVTMELTTTMSVQAGTLIVDGMMPNIATTVGSGTLGGSGMIGSLNVLPGGTVAPGNLGQLVVNGTATFNAGSTYAITVNAAGQSDKIAAVTATLNGGTIAVTTLAGAYNPSTQYTILSTLNGLTGAFSAVTLSGYNPQFFTSALSSDGFSVFLTLNYNNSAFPAVAQTQNQKEVAGALSAFGPNLPFLASFAGQSDAQLRYSLDQLSGEAATGSQQGAFQFTGQFLGLMLDPFVSGRGGMNVGTGDAVLGFSPDRAALPDDVVLAYNRILGAPAAKAPTFAERWTAWGAAFGGTNRTSGDPAVIGSHDLGARAGGVAAGADYHVSRDAIVGFALSGGGTRWDLAQALGGGRSEAVQAGVYAAVRKGPAYFAASLAVANHWMSTDRLAPFANQLTAKFDAQTVGGRIEGGYRFATPIGGFTPYAAAQLQAFRTPTYTETDPAGSGFGLTYRRRTASDTRSELGARFDRATLVSPNAVLTLRGRAAWAHDWVSDPSLDAAFQALPGASFMVQGATPAKDAALASAGAELKFSNGVALSAKFDGEFAARSTTYSGIASLRYAW